The Peribacillus simplex genome contains the following window.
CAAGCAGGGTAAGCACAGCCTTTGAAGCAGCCAAAGCAGCTTCCTTATCGGAGAGGCCATCCGAGTTCACATTAAATGCCTGGGAAATCCTCACCATTTTTTCTGTTTCTACAGCTGCATTATATTCCATGACATATGGAAGCAAGAGCCCAGTCACCTCTCCATGCGGTGACTTTACTAGCCCTCCGATTGGGTAAGCCAATGCATGGGCTGCTGCTGTACCTGCATTTGAAAAGGACATTCCAGCAAGCAGGCTGCCCATTAGCATATTGGAACGGGCCTCGAGATTGCTCCCTTGCTGCACCGCAAGCGGCAGGTTTTTTGCAATCAATTCAATAGCTCTGTAGGCGAGTGCATCGCTTATGGGGATTGAACCTTGGAATAAAATGTTTCCTTCTGCCTGGATATATGCAGAAGGTTTGGCTGTGTATGCCTCTATCGCATGTGATAAAGCATCAATTCCGGAACAAGCTGTTACATAAGCGGGAAGCCCTAACGTTAATTCTGGATCAAGCAGAGCAACGGTTGGTCTTAAGTAGTTATCCGAGATACCAACTTTTAGGTTATTTTCCACATCGGTCAATACCGCTACTGATGTCACCTCTGAACCGGTTCCAGCAGTCGTCGGAATCGCTACTAGAGGGGCGATTGGTCCAGGAACCTGGTTTTCCCCGCCATAATAGTCCAAGGGATGTCCGCCATGGGCGACTAACAAAGCGACAATCTTCGCCATATCAATGCTGCTTCCTCCGCCAAGGCCAATTACTGCATCAATATCCATTTGAGATTTAGCAAACTCATAACAGTCTATCGCCGAATCTACCGGAGGCTCCGGTACGACCTGGTCATAGATAACTGTTTCGTAATTTGCTTGCTCCAACAACGATGAAATTCTGTCCACGATACCAGCGTTTTTAATCCCTGGGTCAGTAACAAGCAAAATGTTTTTCGCCTTTAACCTTTGCAGGATTGAATCCAATTGCCCGATCGCCCCGTTTCCAAATACGATTCTTTC
Protein-coding sequences here:
- a CDS encoding hydroxyacid-oxoacid transhydrogenase, with the protein product MRNTWDFYSTERIVFGNGAIGQLDSILQRLKAKNILLVTDPGIKNAGIVDRISSLLEQANYETVIYDQVVPEPPVDSAIDCYEFAKSQMDIDAVIGLGGGSSIDMAKIVALLVAHGGHPLDYYGGENQVPGPIAPLVAIPTTAGTGSEVTSVAVLTDVENNLKVGISDNYLRPTVALLDPELTLGLPAYVTACSGIDALSHAIEAYTAKPSAYIQAEGNILFQGSIPISDALAYRAIELIAKNLPLAVQQGSNLEARSNMLMGSLLAGMSFSNAGTAAAHALAYPIGGLVKSPHGEVTGLLLPYVMEYNAAVETEKMVRISQAFNVNSDGLSDKEAALAASKAVLTLLGEIGLPTKLTEIGIKEEDIPEIAEKTLQIDRLIRNNPRVPTQHSLEELLRKAL